CGACCTCGTCGAGGACATGATCGACGATTACGAAGCCCGCACGCTCGTGCTGCGAGAGGCCCGCGATCTCGTATTCAACGTGATCAACTGCTCCAAGCCGATCGTGTCGGCAATCCACGGCCCCGCCGTTGGCGCCGGGCTCGTGGCGGCGGTGCTGGCCGATGTTTCCGTGGCAGGCCGCTCGGCGAGGATAATCGACGGCCACACCCGCCTCGGCGTGGCGGCCGGTGACCATGCCGCGATCTGTTGGCCGATGATGTGCGGCATGGCCAAGGCCAAGTACTACCTGCTCACCTGCGACGCGCTGACCGGCGAGGAGGCCGAGCGCATCGGCCTCGTCAGCCTGTGTGTGGATGACGACGAGGTGCAGGACAAGGCCCATTCCGTCGCAGAGAGCCTGGCCGGCGGCTCGCAGTCGGCGATCCGCTGGACGAAGCATTCGCTCAACAACTGGTACCGAGACCACAGTTCGATCTTCGATGCATCGTGGGGCCTGGAGTTCTACGGGTTCGGCGGCCCCGACGTGGCGGAAGGCGTGGCGTCGCACCGCGAGAAGCGCGAGCCCCGGTTCTCCGGGCCGACAAGCGAGTGAGTGCCTCGGTGACGCCCCTCATCATGGGTGTCGTCAACGCGTCGGTCGACTCGCTGCTCGGCGGGGTCGACGCGGCAGGCGCGGCGGAACTGGCCGCGCAGATGGTGGACAGCGGTGCGTCGATCCTCGACTGCGGCGGCCAGTCGCTGCGGACGGACCAGGGCGAGATCAGCGTGCAGGAGGAACTCGCCCGCGTGCTGCCAGTCATCGAGGCGGTGCACGCGGCCTGCCCCGACACGACCGTTTCGATCGACACCTACCGCGCAGGTGTCGCCACAGAGGCGATTGCTGCGGGAGCGGGCCTCGTGAATGACCCATCGGGACTGCTCCACGAGGATCTGGCAGGGGTGGTGGCCGGTTCCGGCGTGGACCTGGTGCTCGCCTATAGCCGCGCCGTGCCCAAGGTGCGCATGACCCGCGACCAACTCGTGGACGACCCGGTTGCCGATGGCGTCGGGTTCATCAACGAGCGCATCGCCGTGCTCCAGGCGGCGGGTGTGGATCGTTCCACGGTCGTGGTCGATCCAGGCCCCGACCTGGGCAAGTCACCCGACCAGACCATCGAGATCCTGCACCGGGGCTCCGAGATCCGCGCGGCAGTCGGTGGCGGCCGGTTCCTCTGGGCCGTGTCGAAGAAGGACTTCATCGGGGCGTTGCGGGAGCGCACGCCCTCACAACGCGGTCCGGGCACCCTCGGGGCGCTCGCAGCGATCGACTTCGAGCCGGGCGACATCGTGCGGGTGCACGACGTCGCCGGCGTGGCCGACTTCTTCGCGGTCCGCGCCGCCATCAACGAGGGCTGCGATGGCCCCCTCGACCTCCCCGAGCACGTCCGTTACGAACCCGGTGGCTGATCACATCCGGTCGGTCAGCTCCAGCAACGATGTGTGGAACGCGTCGGCGTCGAGGTCGTGGCTCCAGCCGTGCCCACAGAACAGACGGTCGAAACGGTGCCCCGACTCTGCAAAGCGGCGCAGCGAATCACGCTGGGCGTCCCAGGAGAACCAGCAGGCGTTGCGGAACGCGGTGAGGTGTTCGCTGCGCGGGCTCCAGGCCAGCGAGTCACCTGAGAACAGCAGATGGTCGTCCACCAGGAACAGCACCGAACCCTCGGTGTGTCCCGGCACCGGGAACGCCACGATGTCGTCGCGGACCCGCACTTCGTCGGTGCCGTCGATCATGTGGTTGGCATCCGGTGCAGCCGATGAGTCCGCCTCGTGGACCCAGACTTGCGCGCCGAAGCGATCGGCATAGCGGGCGTAGTCGGCCACGTCGTCACGGTGTGACAGCAGGATGTGGTCGATCCCACCCATCTCCTCGACCGGGCCGACCACCTCGCGGGTCCAGCGCGGTGAGTCGACCATCACGTTGCCTGCGTCGCGCGCGACCAGGTAGCTGTGCGCCCCGAACGAGGAACGGGCGTTGTGGCCCAGCCGGTACACGCCATCGCCGAGGTCCTGGGGAAAGGCCTTCGGATATGGGCGCTTCAGCGTCTCGTTGCCGACCGAACGGGTGGGGCACACGAGAAGTGCACGCCAAGCAGCATCGAGGTCCTCGGGCGTCTCCGGCTGACGAAGGAAGACGGACTTGCCGTCGTCGTCGGTTCCCACGAGGCCCGGGGCCACATGGCGTGCCGCATCGCAGTTGATGCAGTTCGTGTCGACGTACCAGTCGCCCGGGGCCGAGAGCTCATTGCGGTCCATTGGCCGTGCCATGGCGACTCCCTTGTCGGCTCCATCCGCCGGCCCGGTCGGGCCGGTCGGTCGTGTCAGCCGGGCAGTTCCATCAACTCGATGCGTACCCCGGCCGGGTCCGAGAGGAATACCAGATTCACACCCGGATTGGTCCGCGTCGACTCGATCACGCTGCCGCCCGCAGCCACTGCCCGGTCCACGGCGCCGTCGAGGTCGTCCACCCAGAGCGCCAGGTGTGTCAGCCCGATCGTGGCCCGGCTGGTCGCCGGTGTGCCGCTGGGCGTGGGGGAGTCGTAGCCGAGCAGCTCGACCGCGAAGTCCCCATGCTGCACCACCTGGGAGTGCACCACCAGCGGCGCCCCGTCATCAGGTATCACCTCCAGCGCGGCCGCGATGTCGGGCACCGACTCGGAGTCGATGTCGAATCGGTCCGTGGCGTCGAAGCCGAGACCCTCGGTGAAGAACCGCATGGTGGCCTCGAGGTCGGGTGTGCACAGACCCACGTGCGACGGCTTGATCATCAGACGACCTCCGGCAGGCCAATGGGGTTGGGAAACGGAATCCAGCCGGCCTCCACGACCGATGCGGCGAGCGGGATCAGGCCGTCGCGAAGGTGGGCACGGCCCGACTCGCCGATTGCCGCGAACGGGGGTGCGGCAAGGTCATCGGTACGGCTCTCGATGCCCTCGTGCAGCTTGCGGCCTCGCTCTGTGAGTGCGTCGTCGGCCGCTTCGAGGATCCCGGCGACCCGCAGTGTCGTCGTTGCCTCGGTCCAGTCCGCCTCGCTCCACCCCCGGTTGTCCCGCAACACAGCGGGATCCGTGCCGGAGGCTGCTGCGGCCAGGACGTGGGCCTCGCAGCCGCTGAAGCCGTCAGCTGTGAGTACCGCTACATGCCCGCCGCCGCGGTGCTCGCGCAGCGACGTGCACATCTGCCACAGGTCTTCGACCAGATCCTCGAATGGCATCACATCGCGGTTGGCGGCGAACAGCGGGCGGCCCGTCGCATCCGCTGACTCGACGGCCCGGTCGAGCGTACCCAGCAGGCTCGACACGTGGTCGTCACAGTCGGGCATGGCCTCGCGGATCGCCTGGGCAGCAGCTCGTGCCCGACCTTCGACTGCAGTCTCGGGTTCCACGAACCCCCACGCGTCGGGCAGTGCCTTCAGGACCATCTCGGTCTCGAACCCACCGAAGGTCGACTCGACCACGCCCGGGCCCACGGCGCCCATGGGGGCCGCCCGAGTGCCGAAGTAGCCCATCCAGAAACCCCTGAAGCCCATCTCGGCGTTGGCCTCGCGGCAGTGGGGCGCGAAGTATGTGACCGCATGCACCGTCTCGATGAGGTGCCACAGGTCCCGTGCTTCACTCGCGTGCATCACCTCATCATTGCCGCTTGCGGAGCCACGTGGTGCCGCGCCATGTACCGTCCCCACCAACTGCTCGAAACGGGGGCGCCCATGGCCGGCAAGGGCATCACGATGACCGACGAGTTGCGCGAGTACATGCTGGCGCACAGCGATCCGCCTCGCAGCGACGTGCACCGCCGCCTCATGGAGCGTACGGCGCAGGAGATGGGCGACCTCTCCATGATGCAGATAGCCGCCGAGCAGGGCCCGTGGCTCACGTTCACCGCGAGATCGATGGGCGTTAGCAACGCCGTCGAGGTCGGCACGTTCACCGGCTACTCGGCACTCTGCATCGCGGAAGGCCTGGCACCCGGCGGCAAGTTGCACTGCCTCGACATAGACGCCGACTTCGTGCACATCGGCCGGCCGTTCTGGCAGGAGGCCGGGGTGGCGGACCGCATCGAGGTGACCATTGCCCCTGCGCTGGAGACACTGCAGGCCCTTCCCCATGACGATCCGATCGACTTCGCATTCATCGACGCCGACAAGGAGAACTACTGCGCGTACTACGAGGAGCTGCTGGGTCGCGTGGCGCCCGGTGGCCTCATCGTGGCCGACAACACCCTGTGGGCGGGCGCAGTGCTCGATGAATCGGTCGATGACTCCTCCACCGTTGCCATTCGGCAGTTCAACGACATGGTCGCAGCGGATGAGCGCGTCGACTCCCTGCTGGTCAACATCGGTGACGGGTTGATGCTGGCCCGCAAGCGCGGCTGACCCGGGTTGGCCGCGATGCGTCGATTAGCAACCCAACCAGAGACCTCACCGTTAGACTGACCGGGTGTCCCATCGTGAGGAAGAGAAGCGCTACGAGGCACTGAGCCCGTTCGAGCTCAAGAATGAGCTGCAGGCGTTGGCCGGCTCGGCGGACGAAGCGCTCATGCTCAATGCCGGGCGGGGCAACCCCAACTGGGTGGCCACGGAGCCGAGACGGGCGTATGCGGAGCTGATGCAGTTCGCCCTCGACGAGTCGGAGCGCAACCCGATCCGCGACGGATTCGGGGGCACACCGCAGCGCGACGGCATCGCCAGCCGACTTCGGGCCCATCTGGAGGCCGACGGCGCGCAGGGCGCAGCGTTGCTCGGCCGCTCGCTCGACTGGGTCGGCAGCACCCTGGGGATCGACGCCGACGACTTCGTGGTCGAACTCTGTGACGCCATCCTGGGTGACCACTATCCGGTTCCCGTGAGGATGCTCACGCAGTGCGAGAAGGTGGTCGACGCCTACCTGGCTCTCGTACTTGCGGGCGGCTCATGGCCGACCGGCAACTTCGAGCTGTTCGCCACCGAAGGCGGCACGGCAGCGATGACCTACGTGTTCAACTCCCTCGCGGAGAACCGGTTGCTGCACAAGGGCGACAAGATCGCACTCGGCACGCCGATCTTCACTCCCTACCTCGAGATCCCGGAACTGAACGACTACGAGCTCGTCATCCTGGAAGTGGAGCAGAGCGAGTCGGACGACTGGAGGTACTCGGCCGACGAACTCGAGAAGCTTGCGGACCCGGACGTGAAGGCGTTCTTCGTGGTCAACCCGTCGAACCCCGCCTCGCGGGCGATGCACGCCGACACGCTGGCTGCCATCGGCGAGCTGGTGCAGGACCGGCGTGGCGACCTGATCCTGCTGACCGACGACGTGTACGGGACGTTCGTCGACGACTTCCGTTCACTCGCCGCGGCGGCGCCGCACAACACCGTGCTCGTGTACTCGTGGTCCAAGTTCTTCGGTGCCACGGGCTGGCGCCTCGGCGCCATCGGGCTGCACGAGGACAACGTTCTCGACCGGCTGCTGGCCGACCTCCCGCGATCCGACCGCGACGAGCTGGCACAGCGCTACTCGACGGTCTTCCTCGACCCTGCCGCTGCCCGCATGATCGACCGGCTCACCGCCGACAGTCGCACGGTGGCGCTCAACCACACAGCCGGGCTGTCCACGCCCCAACAGGTGATGATGACCCTGTTCTCGCTGCATGCGCTCACCGAGGGCGGACGCAACTACCAGCAACAGGCACAGGCGATCGTGCGCGCCCGCATCGACAAGCTCTATGCAGCGATGGGTGTGGAGCACTCGACGAGCCAGTGGGACACCAGCTACTACACGATCATCGATGTTCCGCAGCTTGCCGAGGATCGCCACGGCGCGGGTTTCCGCGAATGGCTCACCACTGCGCACGAGCCGATCGACTTCGTGTGGCGTCTGGCCCAGGAGCGCGAGGTCGTGCTGATGGACGGTGGCGGTTTCGAAGCACCGGACATGTCGGTGCGGGTGTCGCTCGCCAACCTTCGAAGCGAGGACTACGTGCGCATCGGCGAGGCGATCTCCGGGCTGCTCGAGGACTACCACTCAGAGTACGAGGGCGATCGGTGAGGTCTCGGGCGTGATCGACTGGATCGAGGACGTCTTCGACACGGCACCTCTGCTGGCGCTGTTCCTGGCCGTCGGGCTCGGCCACATCCTCGGCAAGCTGCGCATCTCCACCTTCAAGCTCGGTGGCATCGCCGGCACCCTCATAGTCGCCGTGGCGATCGGCCAGTTCGGCATCTCGCTCAGCGATGACCTCAAGACGGCCTTCTTCGCGTTGTTCATCTACGCGGTCGGTTTCCAGGGCGGCCCGCAGTTCGTGGCGTCGCTGAACCGCCGCACGATCAACCAGCTGGCATCGGCGGCGCTGATGGCCATCGTCGGTCTCGGAGTGGTCCTCGCCTGCGCGTTCGCGTTCGACCTCGACAAGGGAACGGCAGCCGGCCTCGGCGCGGGCGGGCTCACACAGTCGGCGATCATCGGCACCGCGGACGAGTCGATCGAAGAACTCGACGGCGTGAGTGCCGACGACAAGAAGCAGATGCAGACCAACGTGGCGGTCGGCTACGCGATCACATACATCTTCGGTCAGATAGGCCCGATCATCGCCGTGACCTGGCTGTTTCCGCTCTGGCGGCGCTGGAACATCCGCAAGGAGGCCAAGGCGAAGGCCG
This genomic interval from Actinomycetes bacterium contains the following:
- a CDS encoding enoyl-CoA hydratase/isomerase family protein — protein: MSDDRYAAFPGLTLDRPSDGVLRITLDAPGLNSVDRAVHRELADVWLAVDRDPDTRVAVLRGAGKGLSAGGSFDLVEDMIDDYEARTLVLREARDLVFNVINCSKPIVSAIHGPAVGAGLVAAVLADVSVAGRSARIIDGHTRLGVAAGDHAAICWPMMCGMAKAKYYLLTCDALTGEEAERIGLVSLCVDDDEVQDKAHSVAESLAGGSQSAIRWTKHSLNNWYRDHSSIFDASWGLEFYGFGGPDVAEGVASHREKREPRFSGPTSE
- the folP gene encoding dihydropteroate synthase, with the protein product MTPLIMGVVNASVDSLLGGVDAAGAAELAAQMVDSGASILDCGGQSLRTDQGEISVQEELARVLPVIEAVHAACPDTTVSIDTYRAGVATEAIAAGAGLVNDPSGLLHEDLAGVVAGSGVDLVLAYSRAVPKVRMTRDQLVDDPVADGVGFINERIAVLQAAGVDRSTVVVDPGPDLGKSPDQTIEILHRGSEIRAAVGGGRFLWAVSKKDFIGALRERTPSQRGPGTLGALAAIDFEPGDIVRVHDVAGVADFFAVRAAINEGCDGPLDLPEHVRYEPGG
- a CDS encoding MBL fold metallo-hydrolase; the protein is MARPMDRNELSAPGDWYVDTNCINCDAARHVAPGLVGTDDDGKSVFLRQPETPEDLDAAWRALLVCPTRSVGNETLKRPYPKAFPQDLGDGVYRLGHNARSSFGAHSYLVARDAGNVMVDSPRWTREVVGPVEEMGGIDHILLSHRDDVADYARYADRFGAQVWVHEADSSAAPDANHMIDGTDEVRVRDDIVAFPVPGHTEGSVLFLVDDHLLFSGDSLAWSPRSEHLTAFRNACWFSWDAQRDSLRRFAESGHRFDRLFCGHGWSHDLDADAFHTSLLELTDRM
- a CDS encoding VOC family protein translates to MIKPSHVGLCTPDLEATMRFFTEGLGFDATDRFDIDSESVPDIAAALEVIPDDGAPLVVHSQVVQHGDFAVELLGYDSPTPSGTPATSRATIGLTHLALWVDDLDGAVDRAVAAGGSVIESTRTNPGVNLVFLSDPAGVRIELMELPG
- a CDS encoding SAM-dependent methyltransferase, with the protein product MAGKGITMTDELREYMLAHSDPPRSDVHRRLMERTAQEMGDLSMMQIAAEQGPWLTFTARSMGVSNAVEVGTFTGYSALCIAEGLAPGGKLHCLDIDADFVHIGRPFWQEAGVADRIEVTIAPALETLQALPHDDPIDFAFIDADKENYCAYYEELLGRVAPGGLIVADNTLWAGAVLDESVDDSSTVAIRQFNDMVAADERVDSLLVNIGDGLMLARKRG
- a CDS encoding bifunctional aspartate transaminase/aspartate 4-decarboxylase encodes the protein MSHREEEKRYEALSPFELKNELQALAGSADEALMLNAGRGNPNWVATEPRRAYAELMQFALDESERNPIRDGFGGTPQRDGIASRLRAHLEADGAQGAALLGRSLDWVGSTLGIDADDFVVELCDAILGDHYPVPVRMLTQCEKVVDAYLALVLAGGSWPTGNFELFATEGGTAAMTYVFNSLAENRLLHKGDKIALGTPIFTPYLEIPELNDYELVILEVEQSESDDWRYSADELEKLADPDVKAFFVVNPSNPASRAMHADTLAAIGELVQDRRGDLILLTDDVYGTFVDDFRSLAAAAPHNTVLVYSWSKFFGATGWRLGAIGLHEDNVLDRLLADLPRSDRDELAQRYSTVFLDPAAARMIDRLTADSRTVALNHTAGLSTPQQVMMTLFSLHALTEGGRNYQQQAQAIVRARIDKLYAAMGVEHSTSQWDTSYYTIIDVPQLAEDRHGAGFREWLTTAHEPIDFVWRLAQEREVVLMDGGGFEAPDMSVRVSLANLRSEDYVRIGEAISGLLEDYHSEYEGDR